A portion of the Gossypium arboreum isolate Shixiya-1 chromosome 8, ASM2569848v2, whole genome shotgun sequence genome contains these proteins:
- the LOC108468497 gene encoding glucan endo-1,3-beta-glucosidase-like yields MVPKFAQLFVSTLLLLTPLLSLADGRDIGVCYGLNGDNLPSPNEVINLYKRCQIDNIRIYQPYPEVLEALRGSGISVTIGPRNEDIASFATSQDAANDWVNTNIVPYADDILFRWITIGNEVIPGPLGSNVPAAMNNIRNALASAGITLAKVTTVLPGTALATSYPPSAGAFGSDITETITGIAAILAQQDTPILINVYPYFAYSSDPSHISAQYAMFTSTAPVVIDGSFQYFNLFDAMVDAFNAALEKINFGNVKVAVAETGWPTAGNEPYTSVANAQTYNRNLLNHVMQNGTPRRPDYIMPTFFFEMFNEDLKGNVVEQNFGFFYPSMQPVYPFW; encoded by the exons ATGGTTCCAAAGTTTGCCCAATTGTTTGTCTCAACATTGCTGCTATTAACTCCATTGCTATCTCTAGCAG ATGGTCGAGATATTGGTGTTTGCTATGGATTAAATGGAGATAATCTTCCATCTCCAAATGAAGTAATTAATCTTTACAAAAGATGTCAAATTGATAATATTAGGATCTATCAGCCGTACCCTGAAGTGCTCGAAGCATTAAGAGGATCGGGAATATCAGTGACGATCGGTCCGAGAAATGAGGACATAGCGAGCTTCGCAACGAGCCAAGATGCAGCCAATGATTGGGTTAACACTAACATCGTCCCATACGCGGACGATATTTTATTCAGATGGATCACCATAGGCAACGAAGTTATTCCAGGACCATTAGGCTCAAATGTCCCTGCTGCCATGAACAACATCCGAAATGCACTTGCCTCGGCCGGGATAACCTTGGCTAAGGTCACAACCGTACTCCCTGGAACTGCCCTCGCAACCTCGTATCCTCCATCTGCTGGTGCTTTCGGAAGTGATATAACGGAGACTATAACCGGTATTGCTGCGATCCTGGCTCAACAGGATACACCCATTTTGATCAATGTATACCCTTACTTTGCCTACTCATCGGATCCTTCTCATATTTCTGCCCAATACGCCATGTTCACTTCTACTGCGCCTGTGGTGATCGATGGAAGCTTCCAATATTTCAACCTCTTTGATGCCATGGTTGATGCTTTCAATGCTGCACTTGAAAAGATCAACTTTGGCAACGTGAAAGTCGCTGTAGCCGAGACCGGATGGCCAACAGCCGGAAATGAGCCCTACACGAGTGTGGCCAATGCTCAAACTTACAACCGTAACCTGCTGAATCATGTGATGCAGAACGGGACACCAAGAAGGCCTGACTATATAATGCCCACATTTTTCTTTGAGATGTTCAATGAAGACTTGAAGGGAAATGTAGTTGAGCAGAACTTTGGATTCTTCTACCCCAGCATGCAACCTGTCTATCCTTTTTGGTGA